GGCGCGCCGCGCACGACAACGGCGCGGGGGATGGGATATGGTTTCTCTGTTGTCTGTTGTATAACAGACTTGTAAAGAACAGCATTTCGAAGAACATCATTGTCGACCGAAGGTGGCCTCATGGCGCTTACGCCTGAAGACGTAGTAAACAAGCGGTTCCAGCACGTCAAGTTCCGCGACGGATACGACCAGGACGAGGTGGACGACTTCCTCGATGAGGTCGTCGTCGAGCTCCGCCGTCTCTACCAGGAGAACGACGAGCTCCGCCAGAAGCTCTCGGCCGCCGAGCAGCGCGTGAATGAGCTCTCGCAGGGCGGATCCGCTCAGTCGTCTTCGTCCTCTGCGGACGCGCGGTCCGAGCCGGCCGTCGACCCGCAGGCCACCCAGGCGATGCCCGCCGCGGTGCCCGGCAACGAGCCGAAGGCCTCCGACGACCGCCGCGAGTCCGCGGAGCAGACGCCGGCCTCTCCGCTCGTCGCCCCGCAGCAGTCCGGCCCCTCGGCCGGTGCCGGCTTCGCCGCCGGTGCGGGCGCAGGTGCCGTGGCCGGCTCCGCCGCGAAGTCCTCCTCGGACCAGGACGCCCACGGCCTCATCGCCCTCGCCCAGCGCCTCCACGACGAGCACCTCGCCGAGGGTGAGCGCACCCGCGACAAGCTCATCGGCGACGCGGAGAAGAAGGCCCAGGAGATCGTCCGCGACGCGGAGAAGAAGCGCGACGACACGCTCCGCCACCTCGAGACCGAGAAGGCCAACCTCGAGCGCGAGATCGACGGTCTGCAGAACTTCGAGCGCCAGTACCGGACGCGGCTCAAGAGCTACCTCAACGATCAGCTCCGCGAGCTCGAGAACTCCGGTTCGCTCGCCCCGGAGACCCTGGGCGGCAACAAGATGGGTTCGAACCCGCAGCACTCGATCTGAGTCGCAGGCCACACGGCCGCAGCACGACGCGAACGGCGTCGGTGAGCTCGTCTCACCGGCGCCGTCGGCGTTCCCGGGCGCATGCTCCGCGCCGCCCGGGCCCGTTGCCGGTCTGTTCCCATCCGGGGCCGTGCGGCCTAGGGTGGTCCCATGGTCGACTTCGATGAGTTCAGCGCGGCGGTCCTCGAGCGCTCCCGTGCGCACGATGCCGGGGCCGAGGCGCACGAGAGCCGGTACCGCAACCTCGAACCCTCCTCCGCCCGGCTGCTCGCCGATCTCGTGGGCGGGCTCCGGGCGCAGAACGTGCTCGAGGTCGGGACCTCGAACGGGTACTCGACGATGTGGATCGCGCAGGCGCTGCCCCCGGGCGGCTCGATCCTCACCATCGACAACCACCCGGGCCGCGCCGCAGAGGCCGCCGGCCACTTCGCCGAGGTCGGCCTCGACGCCCGGATCGAGCAGCGGGTGGGCGACGCGGCGACGGAGCTCGCGGCGATCCGCGGGTCCTTCGACCTGATCTTCCTCGACTCCGACCGGACCGCGTACGTCGACTACCTGCCGCAGATCCTGCGGCTGCTCGACGGCCTCCTCGTCGTCGACAACGTCATCTCCCACGAGCACGAGACCGCCGAGTTCGAGGCGGCGCTGCGCGACACGCCGGGCTTCACCGTGCTCACGCTCGCGATCGGCAAGGGGCTCCTGCTCGCCCAGCGCGACGCCGGGTGAGTCCCGGGCGCCCGGGCGGCTAGACTGGTGAGCCGGACCGCCCGACCCCGAAGAGGAGACCCCACGGCTGTGAGCACTGCACCCCCCACCGGCAGGAGAGGTCTCCTCATCGGTGCGCTGTTCGCGATCGCCGTCGCCGTCGTCGTCGTCGACCAGGTCACCAAGCAGATCGCGATCGCGGTGCTCGAGGGACGGCCGTCCGTGCCGGTCATCGGCGAGCTCGCCGGCTTCACCTTCTACCGCAACCCGGGCGCGGCGTTCGGGATGGGCTCGAACTCGACGTGGATCTTCGCCGTCATCGCGATCATCGTCCTCGTCGGGATCCTCGTCGCCAGCCGCCGGCTCGGCTCGCGCGCCTGGAGCTGGGGTCTCGGGCTCCTCCTCGGCGGCCTCAGCGGCAATCTCATCGACCGGCTGTTCCGACCGCCCGGCTTCTTCCACGGCGCCGTCGTCGACTTCATCGACCTCTCGCTGTTCATCTGCAACGTCGCCGACATCGCGATCTCCGCCGCCGCCGTCGTCATCGTCGTCACCACCCTGCGCGGCATCGGGCTCGACGGCACGCGCGATTCCGACGAGACGCAGACCGCGTCTGCCGAAGACGCAGCGAAGGAGCAGGTGTGAGGGAGCGTTCGATGTTCGTGCCCGAGGGACTCGAGGGCGAGCGGGTCGACACCGCGCTGAGCCGGATGCTCGGCCTGTCGCGCTCGGCCGCGGCCCAGATCGCCGCCGCCGGCGACGTGCAGGTCGACGGGGCCGTCGTGGGCAAGTCCGACCGGGTGAGCGCAGGTGCCCGCATCGACGTCGTCATGCCCGAGCCCGCGAAGCCGCTCGAGATCGTCGCCGAGCCCGTCGAGGGGATGCGGGTGATCTACGACGACAATGCGTTCGTCGTCGTCGACAAGCCCGTGGGCGTCGCCGCCCATGCGGCCGCCGGCTGGAAGGGACCGACCGTCATCGGCGGCCTCGCTGCGGCCGGCTACGACATCGCCACCTCGGGAGCGGCCGAGCGGCAGGGGATCGTGCACCGGCTCGACGTCGGCACCTCCGGGGTCATGGTCGTCGCGAAGGGCGAGCACGCGTACTCCGTGCTCAAGCGGGCCTTCAAGGAGCGCACCGTCGCCAAGACCTACCACGCGCTCGTCCAGGGCCTGCCCGACCCGGTGGTCGGCACCATCGAAGCGCCGATCGGCCGCAACCCGCGCCGCGACGGCCTCTACGCCGTGCGCACCGACGGCAAGCACGCCGTCACCCACTACGAGGTGCTCGAGGCGCACCGCTCCGCGACGCTGCTCGAGGTCCGGCTCGAGACCGGGCGGACCCACCAGATCCGCGTGCACATGGCCGCCACCCGGCACCCGTGCTGCGGTGACCTGCCCTACGGCGCCGACCCGGTGCTCGCCGCCCGGCTCGGTCTCGAGCGGCAGTGGCTCCACGCGGTGCGGCTCGGCTTCGAGCACCCGGAGACCGGCGAGCAGGTCGAGTTCGAGAGCGCCTATCCCGAGGATCTGCGGACCGCTCTCGACCGGCTGCGCGACGCGCAGGGCTGATCCCGCAGGCGCGCGGACCGTGTCCGCGGCGAGCGGTACCCTGGGACGAGCGCCGACCGCAGGAGGAGAGAAGGACCCGTGACGACCGACAGCTTCGTGCATCTCCACGTCCACACCGAGTACTCGATGCTCGACGGAGCGGCGCGGGTGGGCGACCTCATGGCGGCTACCAAGGAGATGGGCATGCCCGCCATCGCCACCACCGACCACGGGTACCTGTTCGGCGCCTTCGACTTCTGGAGCCAGGCCACCGCTGCCGGCGTCAAGCCGATCATCGGCGTCGAGGCCTATGTCACCCCGGGCACCGCGCGCGGCGACAAGACCCGCGTCAAGTGGCGCACCGACGAGAGCCAGCGCGGCGACGACGTGTCCGGCGGCGGTGCCTACACCCACATGACGCTGCTCGCGGAGAACAACACGGGCATGCAGAACCTGTTCCGGGCCTCCTCGATCGCCTCCCTCGACTCGGCGTTCGGCAAGTGGCCCCGGCTCGACCGGGATCTCATCGAGACCCACGCCTCCGGCCTCATCGCGACCACCGGCTGTCCCTCGAGCGAGATCCAGACCCGGCTGCGCCTCGGCCAGTACTCCGAGGCGCTCCGGGCCGCCTCGGAGTACAAGGACATCTTCGGGGCGGGCAACTACTACTGCGAGATCATGGACCACGGGCTGTCCATCGAGCGGCGCGTCGTCAAGGATCTCCTGCGCCTGGCGAAGGAGCTCGACCTGCCGCTCGTCGCGACGAACGACCTCCACTACACCCACGAATCCGACGCCAAGGCTCACGAGGCCCTGCTCGCGATCCAGTCCGGCTCCAAGCTCATCGAGCCCACCTACGACCAGGGCGGCAGCCGGTTCGCGTTCTCCGGGTCCGGGTACTACCTCAAGTCCCCGGCGGAGATGCGCGCGCTGTTCAAGGAGATGCCCGAAGCGTGCGACAACACGCTCGAGATCGCCGAACGCTGCCAGGTGTCCTTCGACACCTCGGCGAACTACATGCCGAAGTTCCCCTGCCCGCCGGGTGAGGACGAGACCTCGTGGCTCGTCAAGGAGGTCGACCGGGGCCTCCACCACCGGTACCCCGGCGGCATCCCCGACGCGGTCCGCAAGCAGGCCGACTACGAGCTCGACGTCATCGTCTCGATGGGCTTCCCCGGCTACTTCCTCGTCGTCGCGGACTTCATCAACTGGTCGAAGGACAACGGCATCCGGGTGGGTCCCGGGCGCGGCTCCGGTGCGGGCTCGATGGTCGCCTACGCGATGCGCATCACCGACCTCGACCCGCTCGAGCACGGACTGATCTTCGAGCGCTTCCTCAACCCCGAGCGCGTCTCCATGCCCGACTTCGACGTCGACTTCGATGATCGCCGCCGCGGTGAGGTCATCGAGTACGTCACGCAGAAGTACGGCAGCGAGTACGTCGCGATGATCGTCACCTACGGCACGATCAAGACCAAGCAGGCGCTCAAGGACTCCGCGCGCGTGCTCGGCAAGCCGTTCTCGCTGGGGGAGCGGCTCACCAAGGCCCTGCCGCCGCCGGTCATGGCCAACGACATCCCGCTGTCCGACATCGAGGACTCCGCGGCGGCGCGCTACGGCGAGGCCGGGGAGTTCCGGGAGCTCGTCGCCTCCGAACCCGAAGCGCGCGAGACCTTCGAGACCGCGAAGGGCCTCGAGGGCCTCAAGCGGCAGTGGGGCGTGCACGCCGCCGGCGTCATCATGTCCTCGGAGCCGATCATCGACGTCATCCCGATCATGCGCCGCTTCCAGGACGGGCAGGTCATCACCCAGTTCGACTACCCGACGTCCGAGGGCCTCGGGCTCATCAAGATGGACTTCCTGGGTCTGCGCAACCTCACGATCATCTCCGACGCGATCGCGAACATCGAGCTCAACCGCGGCTTCCACCTCGACCTCGAGCAGCTCGCGCTCGACGACGCGGAGTCCTACCGGCTGCTCGCCCGCGGCGACACCCTGGGCGTGTTCCAGCTCGACGGCGGCGGACTGCAGGGCCTGCTCCGGCTCATGCAGCCGGACAATTTCGAGGACATCTCCGCGACGCTCGCGCTCTACCGCCCGGGTCCCATGGGTGCGCAGTCGCACACGAACTACGCGCTGCGCAAGAACAACCAGCAGCCCATCACGCCCATCCACCCGGAGCTCGAGGAGCCGCTGCGCGACATCCTCGACACGACCTACGGCCTCATCATCTACCAGGAGCAGGTCATGGCGATCGCGCAGAAGGTCGCCGGGTACTCGCTCGGCCAGGCCGACATCCTGCGTCGCGCGATGGGCAAGAAGAAGAAGGCCGAGCTCGACAAGCAGCAGGCCGGCTTCTTCGCCGGGATGCAGGAGCGCGGATACTCCGAGGGTGCGGCGCAGGCGCTGTGGGACATCCTCCTCCCGTTCTCCGACTACGCCTTCAACAAGGCGCACTCGGCGGCCTACGGCGTGATCTCCTACTGGACGGCCTATCTCAAGGCGCACTACCCGGCGGAGTACATGGCGGCGCTGCTGACCTCGGTGGGCGACAACAAGGACAAGCTCGCGATCTACCTCGGCGAGTGCCGTCGGATGGGGATCACCGTGCTGCCGCCCGACGTCAACGAGTCCGCGCAGAACTTCACCCCGGTCGGCTCCGACATCCGCTTCGGCATGGGCGCGGTGCGCAATGTCGGCAGCCAGGTCGTCGAGGGGATCGTCGCCGCCCGGACCGACAAGGGCGACTTCACCTCCTTCACCGACTTCCTCGACAAGGTGCCGAGCCAGGTCTGCAACAAGCGCACGATCGAATCCCTCATCAAGTCCGGCGCCTTCGACTCGCTCGGACACACCCGGCGCTCCCTCGTCGAG
This Brevibacterium ihuae DNA region includes the following protein-coding sequences:
- a CDS encoding O-methyltransferase; protein product: MVDFDEFSAAVLERSRAHDAGAEAHESRYRNLEPSSARLLADLVGGLRAQNVLEVGTSNGYSTMWIAQALPPGGSILTIDNHPGRAAEAAGHFAEVGLDARIEQRVGDAATELAAIRGSFDLIFLDSDRTAYVDYLPQILRLLDGLLVVDNVISHEHETAEFEAALRDTPGFTVLTLAIGKGLLLAQRDAG
- the dnaE gene encoding DNA polymerase III subunit alpha; this encodes MLDGAARVGDLMAATKEMGMPAIATTDHGYLFGAFDFWSQATAAGVKPIIGVEAYVTPGTARGDKTRVKWRTDESQRGDDVSGGGAYTHMTLLAENNTGMQNLFRASSIASLDSAFGKWPRLDRDLIETHASGLIATTGCPSSEIQTRLRLGQYSEALRAASEYKDIFGAGNYYCEIMDHGLSIERRVVKDLLRLAKELDLPLVATNDLHYTHESDAKAHEALLAIQSGSKLIEPTYDQGGSRFAFSGSGYYLKSPAEMRALFKEMPEACDNTLEIAERCQVSFDTSANYMPKFPCPPGEDETSWLVKEVDRGLHHRYPGGIPDAVRKQADYELDVIVSMGFPGYFLVVADFINWSKDNGIRVGPGRGSGAGSMVAYAMRITDLDPLEHGLIFERFLNPERVSMPDFDVDFDDRRRGEVIEYVTQKYGSEYVAMIVTYGTIKTKQALKDSARVLGKPFSLGERLTKALPPPVMANDIPLSDIEDSAAARYGEAGEFRELVASEPEARETFETAKGLEGLKRQWGVHAAGVIMSSEPIIDVIPIMRRFQDGQVITQFDYPTSEGLGLIKMDFLGLRNLTIISDAIANIELNRGFHLDLEQLALDDAESYRLLARGDTLGVFQLDGGGLQGLLRLMQPDNFEDISATLALYRPGPMGAQSHTNYALRKNNQQPITPIHPELEEPLRDILDTTYGLIIYQEQVMAIAQKVAGYSLGQADILRRAMGKKKKAELDKQQAGFFAGMQERGYSEGAAQALWDILLPFSDYAFNKAHSAAYGVISYWTAYLKAHYPAEYMAALLTSVGDNKDKLAIYLGECRRMGITVLPPDVNESAQNFTPVGSDIRFGMGAVRNVGSQVVEGIVAARTDKGDFTSFTDFLDKVPSQVCNKRTIESLIKSGAFDSLGHTRRSLVEVHEEAVDSVIGVKRQEAAGQFDLFAGLGGDDPAEPSFSVAIPDRPEWDKKEKLGFEREMIGLYVSDHPLNGLEGILQSEAEASIAEIVDPENSRPEGSSVTICGMITQVQRRGSKNSGKPYGIVTIEDLAASIEVMFFGDVYEPVASLLATDLVVAVTGRIRRSDDRPTSLMAQSMTIPDVSDPDDRPLHITMPVQRCTPELVEELRDVLRANAGHTEVRLNLTQPGRSIVMRLDASVRVSPGPSLYGDLKALLGAQCLQAAGSSAFG
- a CDS encoding RluA family pseudouridine synthase codes for the protein MRERSMFVPEGLEGERVDTALSRMLGLSRSAAAQIAAAGDVQVDGAVVGKSDRVSAGARIDVVMPEPAKPLEIVAEPVEGMRVIYDDNAFVVVDKPVGVAAHAAAGWKGPTVIGGLAAAGYDIATSGAAERQGIVHRLDVGTSGVMVVAKGEHAYSVLKRAFKERTVAKTYHALVQGLPDPVVGTIEAPIGRNPRRDGLYAVRTDGKHAVTHYEVLEAHRSATLLEVRLETGRTHQIRVHMAATRHPCCGDLPYGADPVLAARLGLERQWLHAVRLGFEHPETGEQVEFESAYPEDLRTALDRLRDAQG
- a CDS encoding signal peptidase II — translated: MSTAPPTGRRGLLIGALFAIAVAVVVVDQVTKQIAIAVLEGRPSVPVIGELAGFTFYRNPGAAFGMGSNSTWIFAVIAIIVLVGILVASRRLGSRAWSWGLGLLLGGLSGNLIDRLFRPPGFFHGAVVDFIDLSLFICNVADIAISAAAVVIVVTTLRGIGLDGTRDSDETQTASAEDAAKEQV
- a CDS encoding DivIVA domain-containing protein, whose protein sequence is MALTPEDVVNKRFQHVKFRDGYDQDEVDDFLDEVVVELRRLYQENDELRQKLSAAEQRVNELSQGGSAQSSSSSADARSEPAVDPQATQAMPAAVPGNEPKASDDRRESAEQTPASPLVAPQQSGPSAGAGFAAGAGAGAVAGSAAKSSSDQDAHGLIALAQRLHDEHLAEGERTRDKLIGDAEKKAQEIVRDAEKKRDDTLRHLETEKANLEREIDGLQNFERQYRTRLKSYLNDQLRELENSGSLAPETLGGNKMGSNPQHSI